The Ostrea edulis chromosome 1, xbOstEdul1.1, whole genome shotgun sequence genomic sequence aatatgtgcatgtttttacttcgtgaatgcaagcgtgcataattttccaaactgcaactcgaccatacgcatctttgatgcgttttagcgattgttttcaaaatattgtttgatatGAACAAAGATGATAAAAAGCTTGTTATATTAAAACTATATTGTGTTTCaagaaaaatttattttgtagtTTTCAAACAGTAGAGGAATCATTGAAACACATTGATGTCAGATATTTCCAGGGGAAATGCTGTTTTGTTGCCTTAAAAGGTAATATTTGATAGAGCTTGGATATGTTTGAATTTAGATAATCCTTGCAATCTACAAGTAATATTAGGTACCTATGTCTGTTACTGAGTTGTGTCAATTCTTATTGCATACAAGTGTCAAAACATTTGCTATTCATCATATGATTAACATATATGGTATATAAACATGTTTGATAAACAAAATTGAATGTATTAATTAAGATTTAAGCCAATGGTGTCATTTCACAATTCTTGTAGTTTTgaatattttgcatattttgttgAAAGCTCAGATCGCTTAAGTGGTTGTAATTTGTCCATTGTATGCaaagttttcacatttttgacatCTCAAAAATTATTAgtccaatttcaactaaacttggcacaTAATGTCCTTGGGTAAAAGAGATTCaacttgttcaaatgaaggaccatgtctcCTTCTTAATGAAGATAATAAGCAATAAATAAAAATAGGTTGGATAACaacaggcccatgggccacaacactCACATGAGTCACCCACTTATACAGGGAGTTTGGGATACTAAGGTATGTAAATATCTAAACTCATTGGGTACCCACTCTGGCTTCAGGATCATAAAGTGAAGAAAACTGAATCCACACTACATGTGTCTATCTTAATTATGCAGTAAAACACATTATAGCAAACCTCAAGGGCCACAGAAAACAGtctgttataaccaaactttgttatatccaataaaattttcattgtttttgctCTCTTAAGGAAATAATATCACTTCACAATTAGCGTGAATGTGTTACGAGTGTGTTCTACTGTCTGTACCACCCTTTTACATGCAAGGACAGAGATCCAGCAAGGGACCACAAGAGGAATGTCagattaatatgcaagcatcctcctgtaatgtatattcaagtttgttcagtaCAGCACCCCTTGAACAGAGATGGTGTCTCAAAAAGGGTTTCAATTTTCATCAAGCATGGAATAATCAGTATATGACTGAGTGATTTAAAGTATTAAGTATGGAATAATCAATATATGACTGAGTGATTTAAAGTATTAAGGACATACCTAacttttctgacattttctctagAATTATTTTCTCACCTCCTTGCTCTGAAGAATTCTTGTATAATTTCTGAAATGGTTGAAATTTTATCTTGTAGTAATTATTACCATACTTTGCATAATGCCAGGGCCCTATAATACTGCAGTACTTAACGATTTCGATTCATTTTAAGATCTGTCAGCCTGATTTCAATCAATCgttaatgttttgtaaatacctaaataaatattgttgttttcattcatataaataaacaaacagatATCAATGTAAATACTTGTTTACAAGTGATCGATTGTGAGGCCATAAAGTATACATTTGAAAACGAGGTTACAACGATACCGCAGTATTTATAGAAATACCGTGTATGTCAGTCTAATGGTGCTAAAACTGTGAAAAAAAGGTTGTTATCTCATGAAATGCAAACCAGGGTATAAGTaacagagaaataaataaaattcaacaattctaatacaataaaataaattcatatcGATGTAGAAGcacaaaaaaaacaagaaaagtAACAAAAAATCTTGAGTTTTCACTCGTTATAAGTTCAAAGACAGTACTTGTCAAAATTCTGgacatttttactttttttcagTTGAGACAAGTACTGTGGGCAatagtaattttaaaatatctaaaaaaaaaaaaaaaaactcaatgGCAGATGTCAAGGTTAATGTGTGATGTATGTAAAACCGAAATACCTCAGTATCATAGGACCCGCAGTATCATAGGACAGGATATCGGCCAGGGTAGATCTGTGGTTAGATCACCAaactagtaatgcaagggtccCAGGTTTGATACCAATTGTTCCGAAGATTTATTTCTCCTTTGCTACAGTAATGTCCATTTATACAACTTACTGTAATACATAAAGCTGactttattacatttttacttgcaacaacCAGGAACTGTCCTATGCTAACCCTAATTTAACCAAGTGGTAAAATACCTCAagattttttgtagaaatgaaataaaacgcaagtgaattgtacatgtattattccgagaaaaaattgttgagaaacGTCAAGTATGTCCTTAAATGATCATGAATGTATTGgaaaattctgactttaaaaatcttttcaagaattAGTATGTtacaatttgtgaaaaataatatgcaagcatttggtgtagattcaagattgttcacaCTATGTTTACCCTCAGGGGTGtgggtggggccacaagaggggtgCAAGTTTTACATAGcaatataggaaaattctttaaaaatctttttttgaaattatgcaaGCACTGTGTAGTGTAGGTTCAGCATTGTTCACACCATGTCCTCAGGGGTCTGAGGATAGCCAGAAAAAGTTCCAAGTTTTGCTAGACAATACATTCTTAAGATTGAACCACAAACTACAAGAACACAATGTGTAGAACTGATATGCCTTCAATGTCATTCATCctgtaatatttatatttccaatgttaGCATTTCCTCATCTTTATGAATATAGTaagtctattttaacggctgggaatttcaacagatatATAagtagaatgaaaatataaaaaataaacttccagttttgaaaatatctagggtatgaactgcaaagcTTCAGGCCAGCATATGTTTCATGACGTATTAAtttgcttcatgaagtatgtcagcatgaagcatcgcagttcatactctcatgtattttcaaaaatgaaatttttatccTTTTAGAATATCAATATGAAGGCTCTTAAATGTAATAATTTTACAAAGTAATTTTGTACAAGTGTCTAGGTATACTCACAACAAGAATTCTTGATCAAACACTTCCCAAACTTATGTTTACCAATGATCTCAGAACTGAGTTGGTGTGCGAAGCGTCACAGTACATACTGTGatagaaatcaaaatttatttgttCAGTGTAGATTTGAGATACTGTTCATGCTATGACTCTTCAACCCCTTAACCAGGGTAGGGTCGTAATGCAAATTCTAATGCTTTTGGAAAATGTATGTAACTGTTCAGGTGTGGAATGTGGCCCATGAACctcatgttttctttttttaagtGAAAAATCCCGAGAAAAGAGCCATTTTCTTGGAACAAATCATCCAGTTATCCAAGCAGTGCAAATCGGATGTGTTGTATGGTTCACTTGAGGTATGTTGGACAATGATTGTTGATCTTTCAGGGGTTTATTCCCTACTCAATATAAACACTACAAACCTGTCAATCACTCATTTGATAAAGGTGATTCCGGCtgaatttttcagaatataACAGACTTGTCTGTGAAATTCATGCTCCCTGAATCAGGCACTATATTggtcatttattgaaaatgcattatatcttagaaaatcttctcaaggagACAAACGGTTTGCATGATTATAATTCgtagcattgagccctctaccaaaactgaaattccatgacccctgggttcaGGTCTTAGTGTTGGGCTAAGTtagtcatatattgaaaatgtttaCTGTATGTCTaagaaaattttctttacttCTTTTACTGGTAATATGTTCTCATGATTATAATGGGCATTGAGACCACTACTATGTTATGATATTCATGATCCCAGTGCTTAGGTTCCAGGGCCAATGTTTAGATTCCTGGGTGGTGCTAGATTGGTCATATACCAGTACATTATGTATGGGAAATGCaacaaaaatcttctttactgcTGGACAGCTAGAAGACAAGCTGTTCgtatgattataatgagcaatgTGAAATTCACTACCTTCTGGGGTCAGGGTTCAGGTTCGAGGGTGAGGCTTTGTTGATATGTTGAAAAAACATTATGCTTTAGAATTTTAGAAGATATTTACTCCTGGGCATCAACCTGTTAAACTGTTTGCATGATTACCAATGATGAGCAATGAGTCCTCTGTGAAAACTGTAAAAATTCATTTGCCCTTTAGAACTCAATAGAAAATTGCATTTCACTGTGATGTGATAAAACTTGCTCACCTCGTATGATAGAATTCTAAATTATTGTATGTGTATGATATCAATACATCCATCAGCTTGTACAAAGGTAAATGATTAAAAAGCAGACAGGTAACACAATGATTTCTAAAGAGTAGAAAATATgcatactcaggtgactgtttatgcccatgggcctcttgtaatgAATTTTCAATTGTAACTGATACATGTAGCAGGAATTTGTTCATTCTTTTATTAGTACCAGCACacaaattaatatttatcaaatcAGACTGTAGCATATGTGTCCCTTCTTAACTTTGTAAGAGTTATCGAACCTTACACATAAGATCGTTTCCAATCACTTATTTAATTTTGCAGACGGAAGCTGAGTCGGTATTTCTTTCAGAACAAATTCTGAAATCGGCAGAAATTGCAGCAGGTCTGCAGAAGAATGTTTCTCCGATGTTTTTGGAATGTACTCAAAGTTTTAGGACAGAAGAGGGGGAGTGGACTGAAAACGGCAATTCCTGTTGATTTTATTTGATGCCAAATTCAGCTTTGTTGAACCAGTCATATGAACACATTGTGTGTTTTGTTATGGAAACTAAAGTGGTGGTAAAAGTTAAATTTCTTTCTTAAAAGGTATTGATATGAGAGCACTGCTGTCACAGAATGAACAAATACCtattaaaaaatgttgaccttgCAGTCATACGaacatgtatatcatgtatataaatattatcTCTTCCACTTTAGAAGCAGTTACCATAGAAACTATGTGATACAGACAGTATTGTTCTTGTTTATTACTTAGGTAACTGGAATATTGCTGATAAACAAAactactttttagctcacctgagcctaAGTGAGATttcctgatcaaaatttgtctgttgacTGTCGTCagcgtaaactttttacattttcatcttgttctccagaaccactgggccaatttcaaccaaacttagcacaaagcatccttgggtaaaggggattcaagtttttgtCAAACGAAGGGTCATGCACCCTTCAAaggataattacaaaaatagggtggggtcatttaaaaatcttcttctcaagaaccactgggccagaagagctgaaatttacctgaaagcttcctgacaaagtggtGATTcaggtttgtaaaaatcatgacccctggggttaggaaggggcctcaataggggatcaaagttttacatgcaaatgtatagggaaccaaacttggcacaaagtaaccatagatgaaatttgttaatatgaaagacCATATCcatctacaagggcatatgataattgatgaatttgtagtcaagtttaatgattaagtttgataattaatgaatttttagtcattacctttgaaaagatttttctgaaccaagctgcttgtataatgatagttttgcttaAGCTAGTTTATTGCTAGGCACTGctactcaggtgagcgatgtggcccatgggcctcttatgaTTTGTCATTGACAGTCattgataattgaatattagaattttcttttccaatattatatttatttgtaagaatATTTAGAAATGGATGACATGATTTTATTCTATGACTCGAAGTCAAATTTTTCCAATATCTTAATGCAACACTCAGTGCATAAAGTATTTTCCTATTGTAGATTTCAAAGTTAGATTGTTTGTATGTGATGTTCTAGACTGTACAGTTAAGTATTTTTCCATTTGAAGATGAAATTCTGTCATGagtaattttaatgaaataaaatgttaagATGCAGTTTCCATCATTATTCAGCGTACTGACGTACAGGCACTTCCCCCTACTTCCCGCTCTCCTGAAGAAGCTGAAGATTCACTCGTCTTTTGCAGGGACGGGTTACGATACATTATTGATCTTTTTCATTCCGTAATTTCAGTTTCTCTAGTtagctgggtttttttcttaattgCTTTAATTTATTACCTGTTCTGTTCATGTATGATGAAATGAAGAGGTACCCCAGTTCCAATCAGAAAATCTCTTGATTTTCCCCCAATGGTTTGAGATCAAGGTctttttaataaatacatgatTAGATATTTTCCTTCATCATCCTGATTATTATAGCAAAAAGTTGGGTGTTATAGAATAATGATTTATTGGCACATCAGCTAATCAGATATTCATCAGAAACAAAGGCATGCTCACATCTTGTTAGCAGTTTGGGCATCTGGCTTGTGTGCCCCCTcctttgtatttttcaaaaacaaaattttaaggatgtaaaaattataaaaaaaaaatttaaattgattATTTGATAGATTTAGTTGAAGAATATTGGACTAACCACTGTTACGGTGTGTTCCTTTATACAATGCATATATTGTTCAGTATAACTTACTCGCGTATTTACGTGCCTTTACCAACAATCAGATATGCATACAAGCTACTTCAAGACATATTGAATCTAAATTTAACGTTAtcaatgtttaaaaaatgttttgtcatGTGAAGGCGTTGTATAGGATAATAATGGTAAACACATTGAGTGTATATAACGACATGAACAGGATGATCCGGACCCAACATACATGACACTCTGTTTATCTCAAATTAAATGCAAAATTATGGCATTTTAAATACTTTCACACACTGGAACACATGTATTCAAATTTGTAAGTTATCAGTTGTTTTTATGTGCAATTTTTTACTAttcgaataaaaaaaaacttagtcgAACGTCAATGTTATCAAAGAGTATTTGAATAACTGAATATTCATTGACATTCCTATTTGAAATGTATGATTTTGCTCTCTTTATTGTCAGTGTTTCATATCCTGTAGTCATTTTACACTCTTGTTTagtatttgtaatatttaataTTGCTATGGTCACTTGTCTGTTTTACTTTCTTCTCATGTCTTCCAGAAGCCTAATGACTATCAGGTAAAGAAGACAGGGGGGACATTAATAACTTAGATGTAGAACGCAATCAGTGGTTAAGAtattgatatgtacatgtattgcatatacatgtagaagatatttataataaaatactaTCCTTTTTTCGAATCATTtcgttcatatatatatatatatatatatatatatatatacacaggtgtatatatatatatatacaggtatatatatatatatatatatatatatatatatatatatatatacacaatatatataccACCATACACTTCATAGAGttatagtgtgtgtgtgtgtatatatgtatatatatatatatatatatacactataaattTACGAAGTGTATGGTGGTACCTGTATAACACAACATGTCTCGGACACCTGCATATGTGCATGAATAGAAGTTGTTATTTGTAATGTGTGCCTTGTCGTAAGTtccaaaacaaattaaaatgcGAGTGCTGGGTCTCTCAAGTCTCTTAATTTTCTTCGAGTGTCATTATTCCAAATTAAGGAACTATATGAGGCTTTCGGACAAAATCTGTAAAACTGCATTATGGAATTAGGAGTCAACATAATGGGtggaaatattcaaaatacCATGATTTATTATAAGTATGTAGGGGCGGATCCATAAAATTTTCACAACaccattgtatatatgatatacatatatagggCTCAATACTATGGAgttcaaattaacataaactcaaataatagacgatatctttaattatttgaagatatcaattcaattagtGCGCGGAATAATTGAATTCGGGTGCGcatgaaatcaattattgctttcatcacTTTAATTATTGTGCGCAATAAATAGATTAATGCGCCTATCAATTTAAttgataagagcaataattgatttttgatgtgcgcattaatttaGTTGACGAAAGTCATAAtttatttgatgcgcgcatcaatgtgATGGAACTATTGCtcacaaaattttaatttggagctcagtatacatgatttgatgatctctttaatattcaattaaagatatatttaattatttacaacacTTTTGTTCAAGGCAAGGAATTAATGATTACATCAATTCTTCTAAAGATAGCAATTATTCATTAATTCAAGTGTAGAtaagttgaattgaaagtatgctctctctctctctctctctctaaaagaattattgcgcgcatcaattgaattaattataccaataattcagttgaagagagcaGTAATTCAATTGTGCGCATGAATTGAATCTACAatgtgtgtccttattaaccacaaagtttcacgaaattctgttcagcagtttcggaggagttgcgacaggacagacgggctcgaaattttaagttcaaaggggacataaatcccagaaaaattattgaatcagaatttcctgggaatatgcacatccaCGGTGTGTCTTTATTAACTACACAgcttcacgaaattctgttcagcggtctcagaggagttgcgctgacaaaaaagggactgacggacggGTAAAAAAAACCATAACCTCCGCAACTTCGTTGCGTGAGGTATACATATTCTCGATAGATTCGCTGATTCCAAGCATCGGACAGTTAGAATTTTAGAGAACATAAAAATGAAGTTAAATCAACTGGCTTAATGTTCGTTTATCTTGCAcaattttgatagttttaacGCTAATAATTGATTCATAACAGgtggaatgaaatatttattcatgacaCCGGTGGAATTAACAAAATTCTGTGAAGAAAATGCATGATTTTCCGCATTAAATATTCCTAAAATCCGTTTTCCGCCTCGCTCTCCACCAGGGCGCCACTGGGGGTCTATAGCGGGTCTCGGACGccttgcatatatatttgtatgtatgtttgtgcCTCACTTGTTATCAAAGGCAAGCTACTGTATACCCCAGCATGACTTGTATTCCTTAATTGGAAACGAATGGTTTTAAAACCTTTGCACCTTTAATGAATCCTTCCAAAAACAGAAGGATTGTGAGCCCAAAGGTGGGGTTAATGTATGTTTTAAAATCCAGGATTTGATTTGTGTCAGctctaatttttttaatttttttttgtattttgggaaaatctttaaatatgagccaaggtgactcgggtgagcgatgtggcctttgggcctcttgttacagaaatcttgtaaaagtttctaatatccaacatttatgttttggactaaatatttagtcatattatgaaatgtttttggtgcaTTTAAATTTATGcttaccaggggcggatccaggaattgtggttacgggggggccactttatgaggcagaggGTCTGGGTCGAAGttctggtgggggcccagggggcgaagcccccgaaagctctggattttacagattttatagggcttgaaatatgtctactatttaagtcatttgtactattttctatcatttttataaggtgaaattagtaaaatgacgcaaattttaatgatttttggaaaaaattaagttctctcaataaagtaattcaaggaatcaaaagattttgttatttatttctccggaaatggaagaaatcattgcttcttttatcgtttagtacatttttctaaccAAGATGCCACgaattaccttaaatttgaaatttttagggGGGCGCGCGCCGACTGCGCctcctttaaatccgccactgcttactgtaaattgtttaaaatcgtcgttttctgatcctaaatttggaactacttcgtaatatgcgtatgaatgtaggacattcacgtggtggagatttaaatgaaaacgtggaatcaaaagtaagaaaggctgtaaaagtacgataaaacttgtgaaGTAAGAGACACACAGCTAAATGGTAGATATGTACTTATTTTAAGTGCCAGTGGACTATGAAAAGAgtctgatgtatcacctgttgccagaacttttaaagggaaaggaaaccgatAATTGTGAATTATTGtcacgttgacagaggtgtatacGTGCTCAATGCGATGTGCCATGTTTGAGAGgtctgaattttaatcagattgcagaTGTTCGGGCCCATAACGGGATTAGCCCTTGTGTCGCAAACGAACGCCTATACGAGATTTACAGTCAGTATATATAGAGTTTGTTAAAGAAAGGAGATGTTATGAAATCGAGATCTTTGAAGATATTCTTTTATTCTATTGTGTGGTCTTTATTACTCTACAGACTTgtttggtggggttttttttcttcttatgttttttttttctatgtccgtattcatttatttttagatACATATGCTCCGATTTTTATGTCAGACTTTAATTAAGATATCAAAAAAACTTATATCGACAGAAGCGCCCGATCTCTTTGTAGTTGTGTCAAAGAGTGGGCAAGGGAAAAatgagaaataatttttttattgtttcgGTAGAATCAATTCCTTATCGataacatgtataaaagttcCGATTAAAAGAGTTTTAAAATTCGGTATATATAAGTATAGGTCTTCATTTTGGTAATCAGtacgtttcatttttatttattattataaaacaaatattatgaATTTACGATTTCATACGAAGCTTACTCTCTAAAATGGCAGTGTGTAAAATGTAGAAGCAACTCATGGGTTTTCAGGTATCAGTTTAATGGGTTAATAAAAAGCaagttattttgttttgaaaatgctACAGCTGCACACACAATtcaattttgtcaaaatatttctCAGATTTGTTTGCAAATTAGTTTAGAAAATCCAAACTAAAGTAGTTTGGATACAAAATTaacttttgataaaaactttaaattgaattttgtCAACAGAAAATGAATTGTTTCATGACAAAGGCGACTTATACCCACTGAAAGATGATTTTGCAGAACAATTCATTTTTGCGATTTGCTATAAATTTTGTTAATCTGCACtcatttttattgaacataacTCACATTTGTCCACATAAAATCACAAGAGTCTCATTTGGCGTTTTGTAATAGATTGGACAATCTCGTTTAAATTGTCTGAGGGAAAATTTCTGGATTCGCGCATGTATATCTACAAGTAACACCGTCAACATACTGAGGAAACAACAATATGTAGTCAGTAATTACTAATGGATAATCCGATAATGATGTTTCACCGCTTCTTGGTTTTCTTCACTCAAACAGCATTAATACAGATGAGTTTTAAATAGATTACAAAGACGTGTTTGCCTTATGAACTACATGTACCGAGTATATATCTAATCGATTTCAGACCAGTTAACTAGCAGTTACAGAAACACTGCTTTTCAACACCGTCATTTGTCAGCCCTACGTAATAACATTTTTACAAGAAAGTAAATGTTTCTAAACCACCCTATTGTATCGGCTGAAGACTCGGACAATTTTTGCACTTATTGACGTCAcctatggcaagcccttttactatttattcgtaaaataagacaTCTCTTTgaattagagagatatctttattgattaaaaagatatctctgtaagttaagAGATATATCTATTTACGCTAGGgggatatctctttaaacaagtgagatatctctttacacttgggagatatctctcaaagctagagatatctctcatagAGAAagagaatttcaatatatctatcaatgtaaaaagagctatctctttaaattttcaaaaagagatatctctttaacctaaagagatatctctttagatttttCCCACGGTGATCATAGTGACTTGtccctgttgcattgtcattgaaatgatgtaaccctattttttaagcaagcaaaatacttctagtgtacaaatggcgggaaaggttgaagaggtggttgaggtaacattgtcaagttgccgagaggcgaaatctagtctaactcgcatatttcatcaatttattgtctttggtttttttgttacctgtatacatttcacatgcggtaaaagcAAACGCTTCGCccgggattgcagccatcagggtgttgctaaaacgtggaacggaaaacgaaacggaacggaatttaagaattaaaatgattaaagctgtatggtctaaattacaatattttttccatctcgtattTTAAAcactattaaatcatcgcacgtatgtagttatgaggctgtacgacatatcataaattattccagctgttttaacccaaattatttgattttaaatcgatgtttacaaataacagcgtcactgccatttcaagtgacagtcacgtgaccagttcaaactttcagatcatcggtggtcatGTCTGTGTAaaactgtgtattttgttataacagtaccgtaccataagtttaatagaaataaaaatatcaaatacctcttagtaatttgttgttttacgctctttcagccttaaaactagacagttgcgtatgagttaatacagcATGTTGgaattcccctgacgcgcgtgggtctatttatagacgtctattatgggatgatttatatatgtacccactatatttactttctaaataatattcgcactgttttcttttacatgcagatggtttcaagcatgtaattaagggaaagttaataactgtataaagtaattaatctgctttaaagtaattatgtacaaaaataatacatgaacatcgggtcatacagctttaatgtaGATAAGGTAACGGTAAAAATCGGGGGGaatgattcattttgattaaaatcaacaatttgggaattgtttacaagcgataaaccaactttatcttaaac encodes the following:
- the LOC125662656 gene encoding centromere protein M-like, which encodes MSDSILTPYNKMPQHQLATVLLVGSEGIGKHDFGKCLIKNSWFYLQVRTTITLPLPMTSDNSRPRIDYICFLIDLTSRDSFQTVEESLKHIDVRYFQGKCCFVALKVKNPEKRAIFLEQIIQLSKQCKSDVLYGSLETEAESVFLSEQILKSAEIAAGLQKNVSPMFLECTQSFRTEEGEWTENGNSC